A window from Macaca nemestrina isolate mMacNem1 chromosome 8, mMacNem.hap1, whole genome shotgun sequence encodes these proteins:
- the LOC105488501 gene encoding solute carrier family 52, riboflavin transporter, member 2 isoform X2 yields the protein MVGTALLAFLWHRVVLVAGQSHSVAFLALAFVLALACCASNVTFLPFLSHLPPRFLRSFFLGQGLSALLPCVLALVQGVGRRECPPAPINGTPGPPLDFRERFPASTFFWALTALLVASAAAFQGLLLLLPPPSVPTGGLGSGLQVGAPGAEEEVEEASPLQEPPSQAAGTTPGPDPKAYQLLSAHSACLLGLLAATNALTNGVLPAVQSFSCLPYGRLAYHLAVVLGSAANPLACFLAMGVLCRSLAGLGGLSLLGVLFGGYLMALAVLSPCPPLVGTSAGVVLVVLSWVLCLGVFSYVKVAASSLLHGGGRPALLAAGVAIQVGSLLGAVAMFPPTSIYHVFHSRKDCADPCDS from the exons ATGGTGGGCACAGCTCTCCTGGCCTTTCTGTGGCACCGCGTGGTCCTAGTGGCAGGACAGTCGCATTCCGTGGCCTTCTTAGCACTGGCCTTTGTGCTGGCGCTGGCATGCTGTGCCTCTAATGTCACTTTCCTGCCCTTCCTGAGCCACCTGCCACCTCGCTTCTTACGGTCATTCTTCCTGGGTCAAGGCCTGAGTGCCCTGCTGCCCTGCGTGCTGGCCCTAGTGCAGGGTGTGGGCCGCCGTGAGTGCCCACCAGCCCCCATCAACGGCACCCCCGGCCCCCCACTCGACTTCCGTGAGCGTTTTCCCGCCAGCACCTTCTTCTGGGCACTGACTGCCCTTCTGGTCGCTTCAGCTGCTGCCTTTCAGGGTCTCCTGTTGCTGTTGCCACCACCATCTGTACCCACAGGGGGCTTAGGATCAGGCCTCCAGGTGGGAGCCCCAGGAGCAGAGGAAGAGGTGGAAGAGGCCTCACCATTGCAAGAGCCACCAAGCCAGGCAGCAGGCACCACCCCTGGTCCAGACCCTAAGGCCTATCAGCTTCTCTCAGCCCACAGTGCCTGCCTGCTGGGGCTGTTGGCTGCCACCAACGCACTGACCAACGGCGTGCTACCTGCTGTGCAAAGCTTTTCCTGCTTACCCTACGGGCGTCTGGCCTACCACCTGGCTGTGGTGCTGGGCAGTGCTGCCAATCCCCTGGCCTGCTTCCTGGCCATGGGTGTGCTGTGCAG ATCCTTGGCAGGGCTGGGCGGCCTCTCTCTGCTGGGCGTGCTCTTTGGGGGCTACCTGATGGCGCTGGCAGTCCTGAGCCCCTGCCCGCCCCTGGTGGGCACCTCGGCAGGGGTGGTCCTCGTG GTCCTGTCGTGGGTGCTGTGTCTTGGTGTTTTCTCCTACGTGAAGGTGGCAGCTAGCTCCCTGCTGCATGGCGGGGGCCGGCCGGCATTGCTGGCAGCCGGTGTGGCCATCCA
- the LOC105488501 gene encoding solute carrier family 52, riboflavin transporter, member 2 isoform X1 gives MAAPTPGRPVLTHLLVALFGMGSWAAVNGIWVELPVVVKELPEGWSLPSYVSVLVALGNLGLLVVTLWRRLAPGKGERVPIRVVQVLSMVGTALLAFLWHRVVLVAGQSHSVAFLALAFVLALACCASNVTFLPFLSHLPPRFLRSFFLGQGLSALLPCVLALVQGVGRRECPPAPINGTPGPPLDFRERFPASTFFWALTALLVASAAAFQGLLLLLPPPSVPTGGLGSGLQVGAPGAEEEVEEASPLQEPPSQAAGTTPGPDPKAYQLLSAHSACLLGLLAATNALTNGVLPAVQSFSCLPYGRLAYHLAVVLGSAANPLACFLAMGVLCRSLAGLGGLSLLGVLFGGYLMALAVLSPCPPLVGTSAGVVLVVLSWVLCLGVFSYVKVAASSLLHGGGRPALLAAGVAIQVGSLLGAVAMFPPTSIYHVFHSRKDCADPCDS, from the exons ATGGCAGCACCCACACCCGGCCGTCCGGTGCTGACCCACCTGCTGGTGGCTCTCTTCGGCATGGGCTCCTGGGCTGCGGTCAATGGGATCTGGGTGGAACTACCTGTGGTGGTCAAAGAGCTTCCCGAGG GTTGGAGTCTCCCCTCCTACGTCTCTGTGCTTGTGGCGCTGGGGAACCTGGGTCTGTTGGTGGTGACCCTTTGGAGGCGGCTGGCCCCAGGAAAGGGCGAGCGGGTCCCCATCCGGGTGGTGCAGGTGCTGAGCATGGTGGGCACAGCTCTCCTGGCCTTTCTGTGGCACCGCGTGGTCCTAGTGGCAGGACAGTCGCATTCCGTGGCCTTCTTAGCACTGGCCTTTGTGCTGGCGCTGGCATGCTGTGCCTCTAATGTCACTTTCCTGCCCTTCCTGAGCCACCTGCCACCTCGCTTCTTACGGTCATTCTTCCTGGGTCAAGGCCTGAGTGCCCTGCTGCCCTGCGTGCTGGCCCTAGTGCAGGGTGTGGGCCGCCGTGAGTGCCCACCAGCCCCCATCAACGGCACCCCCGGCCCCCCACTCGACTTCCGTGAGCGTTTTCCCGCCAGCACCTTCTTCTGGGCACTGACTGCCCTTCTGGTCGCTTCAGCTGCTGCCTTTCAGGGTCTCCTGTTGCTGTTGCCACCACCATCTGTACCCACAGGGGGCTTAGGATCAGGCCTCCAGGTGGGAGCCCCAGGAGCAGAGGAAGAGGTGGAAGAGGCCTCACCATTGCAAGAGCCACCAAGCCAGGCAGCAGGCACCACCCCTGGTCCAGACCCTAAGGCCTATCAGCTTCTCTCAGCCCACAGTGCCTGCCTGCTGGGGCTGTTGGCTGCCACCAACGCACTGACCAACGGCGTGCTACCTGCTGTGCAAAGCTTTTCCTGCTTACCCTACGGGCGTCTGGCCTACCACCTGGCTGTGGTGCTGGGCAGTGCTGCCAATCCCCTGGCCTGCTTCCTGGCCATGGGTGTGCTGTGCAG ATCCTTGGCAGGGCTGGGCGGCCTCTCTCTGCTGGGCGTGCTCTTTGGGGGCTACCTGATGGCGCTGGCAGTCCTGAGCCCCTGCCCGCCCCTGGTGGGCACCTCGGCAGGGGTGGTCCTCGTG GTCCTGTCGTGGGTGCTGTGTCTTGGTGTTTTCTCCTACGTGAAGGTGGCAGCTAGCTCCCTGCTGCATGGCGGGGGCCGGCCGGCATTGCTGGCAGCCGGTGTGGCCATCCA